The following proteins are co-located in the Dyadobacter chenwenxiniae genome:
- a CDS encoding TonB-dependent receptor: MPAAGQETSFLSGTVQDSHGDPLAGASILAQDLNKTTFTDSTGMFQMTVPFRESYTVVIQHIGYKKLVQKMTQKDLKRGNLVFPLHDDHTQLSEVQILGRTETQQAKLQPIKAEIINTKAVQEQPSTLVELMNRSAGIRIRQTGGLGSSSGLMMNGFQDRAIKNFRDGIPLDYLGAGYNISLVPVNMLERVEVYKGVLPTGLGADALGGAVNMVTKKALYRYAEASYEIASFNTHRASLNALYSDTTRHFFVGTDAFVNRSDNDYKVDVTVTDLETAARRPATVRLFHNQFTNYYAEAYGGLTNLRWADELRVGLTWFHINRQNQYGATMSQPFGASVSRQHSIIPTLRYRKRFGKLGIDQFLTASNIHTAQVDTVRGTYDWYGTFIPSPSRLGEISLRGSLSDIKFSYFTSRTHLSYQLAENHLAEVNVVSTNIGRTGRDPMGLTLPQTGQDILALPAKYYKVVGAAGIQSVFLNDKLTNNLIAKFFHYNTSTINVDIYGTALGEHRSTSENSFGIAEALKYAFTGNTFLRFSVEAATRLPEQDEMFGDGNFHRSNFLLKPEKSTNINQGFRTERRGAYTLEVNSFYRITKDLILKVPVDFLFTQNQNVENVKGLGFETDLSVSLNRWLRANGNFTYQDFRLFDTQNRQTEKARLRNTPYFFANLGLNGTINQVGNRGRMHLYYYFTFVREYYLNYVPKSLEPDGFLGLWGKAKFDAPNIIPNQGLHSAGFTYHPGGERFSIGFQAKNFLNARVYDNFRIQNAGRSLHLKLNYTLK; this comes from the coding sequence TTGCCCGCAGCAGGTCAGGAAACCTCTTTTCTCTCGGGGACAGTACAAGACAGCCACGGAGATCCGCTTGCCGGCGCATCCATACTCGCTCAGGATCTCAATAAAACAACATTCACAGACAGCACGGGAATGTTTCAAATGACAGTTCCCTTCAGAGAGTCCTACACTGTTGTCATACAGCATATTGGCTACAAAAAGCTGGTCCAAAAAATGACGCAGAAAGATTTAAAAAGAGGCAACCTGGTTTTTCCGCTGCACGATGACCACACACAACTTTCAGAGGTTCAGATCCTGGGGCGAACCGAAACCCAGCAAGCGAAATTGCAGCCGATCAAAGCGGAAATTATCAATACAAAAGCAGTTCAGGAGCAACCGTCGACATTGGTAGAACTCATGAACCGCTCGGCAGGCATCCGCATCCGGCAAACCGGCGGACTAGGTTCCAGCTCCGGACTAATGATGAATGGTTTCCAGGACCGGGCCATCAAAAATTTCAGGGACGGTATTCCGCTTGATTACCTGGGCGCGGGCTATAACATTTCGCTCGTGCCTGTGAATATGCTGGAACGTGTGGAGGTTTACAAAGGTGTTTTACCAACAGGGCTGGGCGCGGATGCTTTGGGCGGTGCCGTGAATATGGTCACAAAAAAAGCACTTTACCGTTACGCTGAGGCTTCTTATGAAATAGCGTCTTTTAACACACACCGTGCTTCTCTTAATGCATTGTACAGCGATACAACCCGTCATTTTTTTGTCGGGACGGATGCATTTGTTAACCGGTCGGACAATGATTACAAGGTGGATGTGACCGTGACCGATCTGGAAACTGCCGCCCGCCGCCCAGCCACCGTGCGCTTGTTTCACAATCAATTTACCAACTACTATGCCGAGGCTTACGGTGGACTGACCAACCTCCGCTGGGCCGACGAGTTGAGAGTCGGCCTGACCTGGTTCCACATTAACCGTCAAAATCAGTATGGCGCAACCATGTCCCAGCCGTTTGGTGCATCGGTGAGCAGACAGCATTCGATCATACCGACGCTGCGTTACCGTAAAAGGTTTGGAAAACTCGGCATTGACCAATTTTTAACCGCCAGCAACATCCACACGGCGCAAGTGGATACGGTAAGGGGCACTTACGACTGGTACGGAACATTTATTCCGAGTCCGTCAAGGCTTGGAGAAATCTCCCTGAGAGGAAGTTTGTCCGATATCAAATTCTCCTATTTCACGTCACGCACCCATCTGAGTTATCAGCTCGCCGAGAATCATCTGGCCGAGGTGAATGTGGTATCAACAAACATCGGCCGCACCGGACGCGATCCTATGGGACTCACGTTGCCCCAAACCGGGCAGGACATATTAGCGCTTCCTGCAAAATATTATAAAGTGGTTGGTGCAGCCGGCATTCAATCGGTTTTCCTCAATGATAAATTAACCAACAACCTGATTGCCAAATTCTTCCATTACAACACATCTACAATTAACGTAGACATTTACGGAACAGCCCTGGGCGAACACCGGTCAACTTCCGAAAACAGCTTCGGGATTGCAGAAGCATTGAAATACGCATTCACGGGCAACACTTTTCTCCGGTTTTCCGTTGAGGCCGCCACCCGCTTGCCCGAACAGGACGAAATGTTTGGCGACGGCAATTTCCACCGGTCAAACTTCCTTTTAAAACCCGAGAAAAGCACCAATATCAACCAGGGTTTCAGGACAGAAAGACGCGGGGCCTACACCCTGGAAGTGAACTCGTTTTACCGCATTACCAAAGACCTGATCCTGAAAGTGCCGGTTGACTTTCTGTTTACCCAAAACCAGAATGTTGAAAATGTAAAGGGCCTGGGATTTGAAACCGACCTGAGCGTATCCCTAAACCGCTGGCTGCGCGCTAATGGCAATTTCACTTACCAGGACTTCCGTCTTTTCGATACCCAGAATCGCCAGACAGAAAAGGCGCGGCTGCGCAATACACCTTATTTTTTTGCCAACCTGGGCCTTAACGGCACCATTAACCAAGTCGGCAATCGCGGAAGGATGCACCTTTATTACTATTTCACCTTTGTACGTGAGTATTACCTGAACTACGTGCCCAAAAGCCTGGAACCTGACGGCTTTCTGGGGCTTTGGGGCAAAGCAAAATTCGATGCGCCGAACATTATCCCAAACCAGGGACTACATTCGGCCGGGTTCACTTACCACCCGGGCGGAGAGCGCTTTTCAATCGGTTTTCAAGCAAAAAATTTCCTAAACGCCCGCGTTTATGACAACTTCCGCATTCAAAATGCCGGCCGCAGCTTGCACCTCAAATTAAATTATACCCTCAAATAA
- a CDS encoding helix-turn-helix domain-containing protein, with translation MKIVFKSDDFAELNFVREYAEGFNVGGDSQIRESVSEMDYRGMHMRTHRIYCPGMIISMMKGSLEKDLVHILESDFPYLQMHFELNTTGCLYYPNAKFEVPAEIYGGSHALLFYPALNGRLNYLKKPDSYSVEIELSLDFLRKIFNNDLEILRGFGNNIEKNHPAIMGNRSFPITLAMKHILVQIRDCKFAGALKKLFIEAKVIELLTLQIEQIHALEANIKNLKRIDIDKLHEVKALLLANVHSLHSIEELSKTAGINRTKLQEGFKQLFGTTIFAFIAGIRLEEARQQILDSGGQTSIAEIAAQSGYKNPQHFTVAFKRKFGFLPKDLKNN, from the coding sequence ATGAAAATTGTATTTAAATCAGATGATTTTGCAGAGTTGAACTTTGTCCGCGAGTATGCAGAAGGATTTAACGTAGGCGGCGATTCTCAGATCCGGGAAAGCGTGTCTGAAATGGACTATCGCGGAATGCACATGCGTACGCATCGCATATACTGCCCCGGGATGATCATTTCAATGATGAAAGGATCTTTGGAAAAAGATCTTGTGCACATCCTGGAAAGTGATTTTCCCTATCTGCAAATGCATTTTGAATTGAACACCACGGGCTGTCTTTATTACCCGAATGCCAAGTTTGAAGTGCCTGCCGAAATTTATGGCGGTTCACATGCATTGCTCTTTTACCCGGCGTTGAACGGAAGACTGAATTATCTCAAAAAACCCGATTCTTACAGCGTTGAAATTGAACTTTCCCTTGATTTTTTAAGGAAGATCTTCAATAACGATCTGGAAATCCTGCGTGGATTTGGAAATAATATCGAGAAGAACCATCCCGCGATCATGGGTAACCGCAGCTTCCCGATAACGCTTGCTATGAAGCACATCCTGGTGCAGATCAGGGATTGTAAGTTTGCCGGAGCTTTGAAAAAATTGTTTATTGAAGCAAAGGTCATTGAGCTCCTCACTTTACAGATCGAGCAGATACATGCGCTGGAAGCCAATATTAAAAACCTGAAAAGAATTGATATTGATAAATTGCATGAGGTAAAAGCGCTTTTGCTTGCCAATGTTCACAGCCTACATTCTATTGAAGAACTTTCCAAAACTGCTGGTATCAACCGGACCAAGCTTCAGGAGGGTTTCAAGCAACTTTTTGGAACCACCATTTTCGCATTTATTGCGGGTATCCGGCTGGAAGAAGCACGGCAGCAAATTCTGGATAGTGGCGGTCAAACCTCCATTGCCGAGATCGCGGCGCAATCGGGCTATAAAAACCCACAGCACTTCACCGTTGCCTTCAAGCGTAAATTCGGATTCTTACCCAAAGATTTGAAAAATAACTAA
- a CDS encoding ABC transporter permease has protein sequence MKGESQPPKWATRLLHWFCASHLVNDLEGDLLELFAQRVRKHGLRQARQRYVRDVFSLMRPFAFKKEPERYPKPVFSPPAMIRNYLKIAFRNLAKHKMFSFINVMGLSAGMTACFLIALYVHFELTYDAFNKKADRIYRVATDVQTNSETLRYSISPWAMASNMQNDFPEMEACARVRKEEMLFRKGDLKFVEENAVLADSTLFEVFDFKLLNGNPKTALMTPLSIVLTETSAQKYFGNKDPMGQTLLWGDQGELVTVTGVMQDPPVNSQIKGDMFVSMSTYTAHRDKNIEQEWGSFGATAFVLLKPGTDPATMEKKFPAFLQNHAGKMMAEQQMQIRMLLEPLRDIYLHSTRPADESGNINNVYVFSAVALFIMLIACINFVNLTTARSVERAREVGVRKAVGAARSTLARQFLAESIMMCVIAFLISVILSAALIPLFNELAGKSVSKGIIAELPFVAILLVAALLIGLLAGIYPAFVLSSFEPVKVLKGRFTTSAKGVMLRKGLVTVQFTISITMIIATIVVYTQLDFMRSHDLGFSKNQTLVIQSGVGRERDVFEASIMDLAGVRSATASAAVPGGLNPQAFSKLENKRGEMQAANLDVYRVDFDFITQYGLKIVAGRSFSKKFATDSTRALVINEAAAKMLGYATPGEAVGKQFDQWDRQGTIIGVVKNFHFKSLQENIKPLTFRLIDFWNGKLLSVQVDGKNVKQTLSAIENKWRTMHPDQPFSYYFLDEFYDRQYRADERFEALFLNFAVLAIFISCLGLLGLASYSTVQRTKEIGVRKVMGASAASIVTLLSGDFLQLIGIAFIIAAPLAWFAMDRWLDSFAYKTDIHLWTFIVAALLSALVALLTISFQSIRAALINPVKSLRSE, from the coding sequence ATGAAAGGAGAAAGCCAACCACCCAAATGGGCCACCCGGCTCCTGCATTGGTTCTGCGCTTCGCACCTGGTTAATGACCTTGAAGGCGACTTGCTCGAGCTTTTTGCACAACGCGTCCGCAAGCATGGGCTGCGACAGGCGCGCCAGCGTTACGTGCGCGATGTATTCAGTCTGATGCGTCCCTTTGCATTCAAAAAAGAACCTGAAAGATATCCCAAACCTGTTTTTTCCCCGCCTGCCATGATCCGTAACTATCTTAAAATCGCTTTTCGCAATCTTGCAAAGCACAAAATGTTCTCCTTTATTAATGTTATGGGGCTCTCGGCAGGCATGACAGCCTGCTTCCTGATTGCGTTGTACGTGCATTTCGAGCTCACTTACGATGCATTCAACAAAAAAGCCGATCGTATTTATCGCGTCGCTACCGACGTTCAAACCAACTCTGAAACGCTCCGTTACAGCATTAGTCCGTGGGCGATGGCATCCAACATGCAAAATGATTTCCCAGAAATGGAGGCCTGCGCACGCGTACGGAAGGAAGAAATGCTTTTCCGGAAAGGCGATCTGAAATTCGTAGAAGAAAATGCGGTACTGGCGGATTCGACGTTGTTCGAGGTTTTTGATTTCAAATTATTAAATGGCAATCCCAAAACTGCATTAATGACGCCTCTGAGCATTGTTTTAACTGAAACTTCTGCGCAAAAATATTTCGGCAACAAAGACCCCATGGGACAAACATTGTTGTGGGGCGATCAGGGCGAGCTGGTAACGGTAACCGGCGTCATGCAAGACCCGCCCGTTAATTCGCAGATCAAAGGAGATATGTTCGTGTCCATGAGCACCTACACCGCGCATCGGGACAAAAATATAGAGCAGGAATGGGGCAGCTTCGGCGCGACTGCATTTGTATTGCTCAAACCGGGCACCGATCCTGCGACAATGGAAAAGAAGTTTCCTGCGTTCCTGCAAAATCATGCGGGTAAGATGATGGCCGAGCAGCAAATGCAGATCCGGATGTTGCTCGAACCCCTGAGAGACATTTACCTGCACTCGACGCGCCCGGCGGATGAGTCGGGAAATATTAATAATGTGTATGTTTTCTCCGCGGTAGCCCTTTTTATTATGCTCATTGCGTGCATCAACTTCGTAAACCTCACCACGGCGCGATCGGTGGAGCGCGCGCGCGAAGTAGGTGTGCGAAAAGCCGTAGGTGCGGCAAGAAGTACATTGGCGCGTCAGTTCCTGGCAGAATCGATCATGATGTGCGTGATTGCATTCCTGATTTCCGTCATACTCTCCGCTGCATTGATCCCCCTTTTCAATGAGCTGGCGGGCAAATCGGTGAGCAAGGGCATTATCGCTGAGTTGCCATTTGTAGCGATTCTGCTTGTGGCAGCATTATTGATCGGGTTGCTGGCAGGCATTTACCCGGCTTTCGTTTTGTCCTCTTTTGAGCCGGTAAAGGTCTTGAAAGGCCGTTTTACAACCAGTGCAAAAGGCGTTATGCTCCGAAAAGGGCTGGTTACTGTTCAGTTCACGATCTCGATCACTATGATCATTGCGACCATCGTAGTGTACACGCAGCTGGATTTTATGCGTAGCCATGATCTGGGTTTTTCCAAAAACCAAACACTGGTCATTCAGTCGGGCGTCGGCCGCGAGCGGGATGTATTTGAGGCTTCCATTATGGATCTCGCCGGGGTCAGATCAGCCACGGCTTCCGCGGCGGTGCCGGGCGGCTTGAACCCGCAGGCTTTCTCGAAACTGGAAAACAAGCGCGGCGAAATGCAGGCGGCAAACCTGGATGTGTATCGTGTCGACTTTGATTTCATAACACAATACGGCCTGAAAATAGTGGCTGGGAGGTCATTTTCAAAAAAGTTTGCTACCGACAGCACACGGGCACTGGTAATCAATGAAGCGGCAGCAAAAATGCTCGGCTATGCAACGCCGGGGGAAGCCGTCGGTAAGCAGTTCGATCAATGGGACCGGCAGGGCACAATTATTGGCGTAGTAAAAAACTTCCATTTCAAATCGTTGCAGGAAAATATCAAACCACTAACCTTCCGCCTGATTGACTTCTGGAACGGCAAGCTGCTTTCTGTACAGGTGGATGGAAAAAATGTAAAGCAAACGCTTTCCGCCATTGAAAATAAATGGCGGACCATGCACCCTGACCAACCGTTCAGCTACTATTTTCTCGACGAGTTTTACGATCGGCAATACCGCGCCGATGAGCGATTCGAAGCGCTTTTTCTGAATTTTGCCGTATTAGCAATCTTCATTTCCTGCCTCGGACTGCTTGGCCTTGCCTCCTACTCCACCGTCCAGCGCACCAAAGAGATCGGTGTGCGGAAGGTGATGGGCGCTTCGGCAGCCAGCATTGTCACATTATTATCCGGTGATTTTCTCCAACTTATTGGTATCGCCTTTATCATTGCCGCTCCGTTGGCCTGGTTTGCGATGGACCGCTGGCTGGATAGCTTTGCCTATAAAACGGATATTCATCTGTGGACTTTTATCGTGGCCGCGTTGCTGTCTGCACTGGTCGCTCTACTGACGATCAGCTTCCAAAGTATCCGGGCCGCACTGATAAACCCTGTGAAAAGTCTTCGAAGTGAGTAG
- a CDS encoding PadR family transcriptional regulator: MKGTYLGEFEEVVLLAVAMLAGEAYGAAITNEIEQQMARSVNLGAVHAALARLEEKGLLTSRLGGATAERGGRSKRFFSVTMAGIKALDTIREIRNRMWNAIPKPA, translated from the coding sequence ATGAAGGGCACGTATCTGGGAGAGTTTGAGGAGGTGGTGCTGCTGGCGGTTGCCATGCTGGCCGGTGAAGCCTACGGTGCTGCTATTACGAATGAGATCGAGCAGCAAATGGCACGGTCGGTGAACCTGGGTGCTGTGCACGCAGCATTGGCCAGGCTGGAAGAAAAAGGTCTGCTCACGTCGAGACTGGGTGGAGCCACAGCAGAACGTGGCGGGCGCAGCAAGCGCTTTTTTTCGGTTACAATGGCTGGTATTAAAGCACTTGACACCATCCGCGAGATCCGAAACCGCATGTGGAACGCTATTCCCAAACCCGCCTAA
- a CDS encoding dihydrofolate reductase family protein: MRKVVLFAHISLDGFAGDMNGGLGFLSYDQELQQYADELVKTVGVPLYGKTTYLLMEGYWPTVLNDPNADKHSLEHAKWVQDIPKVVFSTTLDTADWNNTTLIKDNVAEAVNRLREEPGKDLVIFGSPGLAKSFMKLGLIDAYKLTVHPVILGNGIRLFDSDIAKSPMKLLESRTLKSGVVTLHYEVNR, from the coding sequence ATGAGAAAGGTAGTTTTATTCGCACATATTTCCCTGGATGGTTTTGCGGGAGACATGAATGGGGGCCTTGGTTTTCTATCTTATGATCAGGAGTTGCAGCAATACGCGGACGAGCTGGTCAAAACAGTTGGCGTTCCTTTGTACGGAAAAACCACCTACCTCTTGATGGAAGGTTACTGGCCCACCGTATTAAATGATCCCAATGCCGACAAACATTCACTGGAACATGCAAAGTGGGTGCAGGATATCCCCAAAGTAGTATTTTCAACGACACTGGATACTGCTGACTGGAACAACACGACACTGATCAAAGACAATGTTGCAGAAGCCGTAAACCGGCTCAGAGAGGAGCCTGGCAAGGATCTGGTGATATTTGGCAGCCCCGGACTTGCCAAAAGTTTTATGAAACTGGGGCTGATCGACGCGTATAAATTAACCGTCCATCCGGTAATTCTGGGAAATGGTATCCGTCTGTTCGACAGTGATATAGCAAAGAGTCCGATGAAATTATTGGAAAGCAGAACCCTCAAATCGGGCGTGGTTACGTTGCACTACGAAGTGAATAGGTAA
- a CDS encoding YceI family protein codes for MSKTIWNVDALHSEVQFKVKHLVISTVTGSFKSFSGEAITEGDQFENAQITFTIDVNSVDTGQPGRDEHLKNADFFEADTYPQFTFTSTSFTQIKGDLYKLVGDLTIKGITKEVELEAEYGGTERDHFGNTKVGFEVNGTIDRKDFNVTFNSLTETGGLALGEKIKVNANIQLARQAE; via the coding sequence ATGTCTAAAACAATTTGGAATGTAGATGCGCTGCATTCAGAAGTACAATTTAAGGTAAAGCACCTTGTGATTTCAACAGTAACAGGATCTTTCAAATCTTTCAGTGGCGAAGCCATTACGGAAGGGGACCAATTTGAAAATGCTCAAATAACGTTTACAATCGATGTAAACAGTGTCGACACCGGCCAGCCGGGACGTGATGAACATTTAAAAAATGCAGATTTTTTTGAAGCGGATACTTACCCGCAGTTTACGTTTACCTCAACGTCCTTTACGCAAATTAAGGGCGATTTGTATAAACTGGTCGGCGATCTTACCATTAAAGGCATCACCAAAGAGGTTGAACTGGAAGCAGAATACGGCGGCACCGAAAGGGATCATTTTGGAAATACCAAAGTAGGTTTTGAGGTAAATGGGACCATCGACCGCAAGGACTTCAATGTTACCTTTAATTCCCTGACTGAGACCGGTGGACTGGCGTTGGGTGAAAAAATTAAGGTCAATGCGAATATCCAACTGGCCAGACAAGCGGAGTAA
- a CDS encoding ABC transporter permease gives MLQNYIKIAWRNLWKNKTFSSINIFGLAIGIAGALLIGFHIRHELSYDKGFSKADRIYRITFESTGADSRHWAATPPPLGPALHQQFPQIEQSVRLHRLFPYQLLSHTGPTGEVKRFEEKGGLFANADVITMFDLPFVSGNAKTALTEANAIVVTEEMAAKYFGKTDPLGKIIIDDRNKLPLKVTGVIKAFDFPTHLHFDYLVSIPTIDRYLDKRSMENIDWSGFYHYVMLRKDASKEKLEAGFPSFATKFYAPLGESESQIVATRHLHLQPIKDIHLHSKLEKEMSANSDITYVYIFAMAALFILLVATINFINISTALAFNRMKEIGLRKVVGATRTQLIRQFLSESFIVTLLANSLSALLFKLSIPFYTNLAGEGFAFSDVLTLPNLATLVLLMLIVAFFAGLYPAWFVARFNPVVSLKGKRMLGQSVNIVRKGLIVFQFVVSVFMIFSTIIVYRQMQLFHNRNLGFDKDQVISITMYDQMWEKFGALTDQMTKNPAIAAFATTSTLPGERFGSYPASPLHRATGESIPDGSRVLWSDEKLFSALGIKLKEGRAFYKQFPKIDNPEFILNEAAVKSYRLKNPVGETFVVGADTGTVVGVVKDFNFASLHSKVEPLVIQYNPYWANYMLVKVRGDQVSQTLEFLKKQVNTLSPSSKFTYSFLDENLENLYASENRMGQVFNGFAGLAILISCLGLFGLSAYSAKLRTKEVGVRKVLGASVGSVTFLLSKDFILLVAVSVVISLPVAWWVMEKWLDSFAYRISVSWDVFVLAGISALLLALVTISFQSVKTALINPVKNLKVD, from the coding sequence ATGCTTCAAAACTACATTAAGATCGCCTGGCGTAACCTTTGGAAGAACAAAACGTTCTCATCGATCAACATTTTCGGGCTCGCGATCGGGATAGCCGGAGCGCTTCTGATTGGTTTTCACATCAGGCATGAGTTGAGTTATGATAAAGGTTTTTCAAAAGCTGACCGCATTTACCGTATCACATTCGAGAGCACAGGAGCGGACAGCCGTCATTGGGCTGCTACGCCACCACCGTTAGGCCCCGCCTTACATCAGCAATTCCCCCAAATTGAACAAAGTGTGCGGCTGCATCGCCTGTTCCCATATCAACTGCTTAGCCACACCGGACCGACAGGGGAAGTTAAGCGATTTGAAGAGAAAGGCGGCTTGTTCGCAAATGCAGACGTAATTACTATGTTTGACCTTCCATTTGTAAGTGGCAATGCGAAAACGGCGCTCACCGAAGCCAATGCGATCGTCGTTACGGAGGAAATGGCAGCCAAATATTTTGGAAAAACAGACCCGCTTGGCAAAATCATTATAGATGACCGTAACAAGTTACCACTGAAAGTGACGGGTGTCATCAAAGCCTTTGACTTTCCCACACACTTGCATTTCGACTATCTTGTTTCCATTCCAACAATTGATCGATATCTGGACAAAAGGTCAATGGAAAACATTGACTGGTCGGGTTTTTATCATTACGTCATGCTTCGGAAGGATGCTTCCAAAGAAAAGCTCGAAGCCGGATTCCCGTCATTTGCAACCAAGTTTTACGCGCCGCTGGGTGAGTCTGAGAGCCAGATAGTCGCCACCAGGCATTTGCATCTGCAGCCAATTAAAGACATTCATCTGCATTCCAAACTGGAAAAAGAAATGTCAGCAAACAGCGATATCACATACGTGTATATTTTTGCAATGGCTGCCCTGTTCATCCTTCTGGTTGCGACCATCAATTTTATCAACATTTCCACTGCGCTGGCTTTCAACAGGATGAAAGAAATCGGGCTCCGTAAGGTCGTTGGTGCGACCAGGACGCAGCTGATCCGGCAGTTTCTGAGTGAGTCTTTTATTGTCACACTTCTGGCGAACAGCTTGTCTGCATTGTTGTTTAAACTAAGTATCCCATTTTACACCAACCTTGCCGGTGAAGGGTTTGCCTTCTCTGACGTGCTGACACTGCCTAACCTGGCAACTCTGGTCTTATTGATGCTCATTGTTGCATTCTTTGCCGGTCTTTATCCTGCCTGGTTTGTGGCGCGCTTCAATCCTGTGGTTTCTTTGAAAGGGAAAAGAATGTTAGGCCAAAGCGTCAATATTGTAAGGAAAGGACTGATCGTATTTCAGTTTGTTGTTTCTGTATTTATGATTTTCAGCACCATTATCGTGTACCGGCAGATGCAGCTCTTTCATAACCGTAACCTGGGTTTTGATAAGGATCAGGTTATCAGCATCACTATGTACGATCAGATGTGGGAAAAGTTCGGAGCGCTGACAGATCAAATGACTAAAAACCCGGCTATCGCAGCCTTTGCAACCACCTCAACCCTTCCCGGAGAACGTTTTGGAAGTTATCCGGCTTCTCCATTACACAGGGCAACCGGGGAAAGTATTCCTGACGGCAGCAGGGTTTTATGGTCGGACGAAAAGTTGTTTTCAGCGCTGGGGATCAAGCTTAAAGAAGGAAGAGCTTTTTACAAACAGTTTCCCAAGATCGACAATCCGGAATTTATATTAAACGAAGCAGCAGTTAAATCCTATCGGCTTAAAAATCCGGTTGGCGAAACGTTCGTCGTCGGCGCAGACACAGGCACGGTGGTCGGCGTGGTTAAAGATTTCAATTTTGCGTCCCTGCATTCAAAAGTAGAGCCGCTGGTGATCCAATATAACCCCTATTGGGCAAATTACATGCTTGTTAAAGTAAGAGGTGACCAAGTATCGCAAACACTTGAATTTCTCAAAAAACAGGTAAACACCCTTTCGCCTTCCAGCAAATTCACTTACTCATTTCTGGACGAGAACCTGGAAAACCTCTACGCTTCCGAAAACCGAATGGGCCAGGTTTTCAATGGGTTTGCAGGACTTGCTATACTGATTTCCTGCCTGGGCTTGTTCGGGTTATCGGCCTATTCCGCAAAGCTGAGAACCAAGGAAGTGGGAGTCCGTAAGGTCCTTGGCGCGTCGGTGGGCAGTGTCACGTTTTTGTTATCCAAAGACTTTATTCTGCTTGTGGCGGTATCCGTTGTCATTTCGCTGCCAGTGGCATGGTGGGTTATGGAGAAATGGCTGGACTCCTTTGCATACCGGATCTCGGTCTCATGGGATGTGTTTGTCCTGGCAGGCATTTCCGCCTTGCTTTTGGCACTGGTAACCATTAGCTTTCAATCCGTAAAAACAGCACTGATCAATCCTGTGAAGAATCTTAAAGTGGATTAA
- a CDS encoding OBAP family protein, with translation MNKFVPVWILALALMGCGGKNSSSNIDAPGDEKTVKDKTLNAGAELMQDKTPLKGFSTYLDGFHFYNGNINSQMEAHHYVNQINDDVYQAIIFDGNGKDAKIMGVEYIITAPMFARLAPEEKKLWHSHHHEVSSGSLIAPGIPEVAEHELMEKLVSTYGKTIHTWHTDQEKELPIGSPMIMMGFTKDGQLNPGILRDRDKRFNISSAQKKLHRKDIRTPEIIPGANAWEKGEVRQLVITDKVDSVAHKH, from the coding sequence ATGAACAAATTCGTTCCTGTATGGATCCTGGCGCTTGCCCTAATGGGTTGCGGCGGCAAAAACTCCTCATCTAATATAGACGCCCCTGGTGATGAGAAAACGGTAAAAGATAAAACGCTGAATGCGGGGGCAGAGCTAATGCAAGACAAGACACCACTGAAAGGTTTCAGCACGTACCTGGATGGATTCCACTTTTACAATGGCAATATAAATTCGCAAATGGAGGCGCATCACTATGTGAACCAGATTAATGATGATGTGTACCAGGCAATTATTTTCGATGGCAACGGAAAGGATGCAAAGATCATGGGCGTCGAATACATCATTACTGCACCGATGTTCGCCCGCCTGGCACCGGAAGAGAAAAAGCTTTGGCACAGCCATCATCATGAAGTCAGCTCGGGATCTCTCATTGCGCCGGGCATACCGGAAGTCGCCGAACATGAACTAATGGAAAAATTGGTCTCCACGTATGGCAAAACGATCCACACCTGGCATACCGACCAGGAGAAAGAACTTCCCATAGGTTCCCCAATGATCATGATGGGATTTACCAAAGATGGTCAACTGAACCCTGGCATCCTCCGCGATCGCGACAAACGGTTCAATATTTCTTCAGCACAGAAAAAGCTTCACCGCAAAGACATTCGTACGCCCGAGATTATTCCCGGAGCCAATGCCTGGGAAAAGGGAGAAGTCAGACAATTGGTCATTACTGACAAGGTCGACTCTGTGGCTCACAAACATTAA